Proteins found in one Methanoculleus sp. 7T genomic segment:
- a CDS encoding DUF2080 family transposase-associated protein encodes MEQIEMTFRGYEVIEKIVAKSGNSGRVYVPPSWIGKMVKVVLLDPLDK; translated from the coding sequence ATGGAGCAAATAGAGATGACTTTTAGGGGGTATGAGGTCATAGAAAAGATCGTTGCGAAGTCGGGCAATTCTGGGCGGGTTTATGTCCCCCCTTCCTGGATCGGGAAGATGGTTAAGGTTGTTTTGCTGGACCCTTTAGATAAGTAA